The window AAAGTGTTTACTGGGTTTTAGCGATACTTGTCATTGTCATCGCCCCGATTTTTGTGTTATTGACCCCTGCCATTCTATCAGTCGTTTTTTTTGAAGACCCAAATAAAATTGCCTTTATATCATTTGGCAAAAATTTAATCGTCTACACGTTAGCGTTTTTCTTTGCTTCTATTGCGTTAATATTGTTATATTTCATTAAAAAGCTTATTACAAAAATTGTTGTTATAATTCTAACTATTTTAGGATTTTGCAGCATCTTTTTATTAGGTGTCAATCATTATGTTTATTTAGATGAAAATTATATTGAGTACAACCCGTTAATTGGTAGTAAAGTAGTTTATGATTGGTCTGATTTATCAAGAGTAGGCCATGTGTATCCCAATGATGAATCTGGCAAAGAAATCTACAATTTCACCTTTAATGATGGGTATTATTTTGAATTTGAAGCTACGGGAGCAGTAGATTCCTCTATAAAAAGTAAAATCGACTCCAAAATTCGTTTACATAACGTCCCACTAGAACAAGAATTTCCCTCAAATGAAAACAGGTAGCACTCCTATGAATGCTACCTGTTTTATCTATATTCCCCTGCAAGAACAACTATTAAAGACTAGCTTTTTCTTTTAAAAGAGGAGCAATGTCTGTATTTTCCCAAGGAACATCTAAATCTGTACGACCAAAATGTCCATAGGCAGCTGTTTGCTTGTAAATTGGTCTACGAAGATCAAGCATTTTAATAATGCCAGCAGGACGTAAATCGAATAATTCACTTACCCATTCTACTAATTGCTCTTCCTTCACAATTCCAGTTCCGAAAGTATCTATTGCAATCGATACTGGACGAGCTACACCGATCGCATATGCTAACTGTACTTCAGCACGTTCAGCAAGTCCTGCGGCAACAATATTTTTTGCCACGTATCTTGCTGCATATGCTGCAGAACGGTCAACCTTTGTTGCATCCTTACCAGAAAAGGCGCCTCCACCATGACGAGCATAGCCACCGTAAGTATCAACAATAATTTTACGACCTGTTAAACCGGCATCTCCTTTAGGTCCACCGATAACAAAACGGCCAGTTGGGTTAATAAAGTATTTAGTGTTTGCATCAATTAATTCTTCTGGAACCACTACGTTAATAACCTTTTCTTTAATATCTTCTTGAATTTGGTCTAATGATACTTCTTCATCATGCTGAGTTGAAATAACAATTGTATCCACACGTACAGGCTTGTTTTCTTCATCATACTCAATTGTTACTTGAGTTTTGCCATCTGGACGTAAGTAGCCAAGCTCTTCAGATTTTCGCACTTCTGTTAAGCGTCGAGCTAATCTATGTGCAAGACTGATTGGCAATGGCATCAATTCTGGAGTTTCATTACATGCAAACCCGAACATTAATCCTTGGTCACCTGCTCCAATAGCTTCGATATCAGCATCAGTCAATGATCCTTCACGTGCTTCTAAAGCTTGGTCAACTCCTTGAGCAATATCTGGTGATTGTTCGCCAATAGCTACTAGCACAGCTAGGTTTTCTGCATCGAAACCATATTTTCCACGTGTATAGCCAATCTCAGCCACAGTATCACGAACAATTCCTTTAATATCTACATATGTAGAAGTAGTGATTTCACCTGCAACAAGTACTAAACCAGTTGTAACAGTTGTCTCACAAGCTACACGAGCATTTGGATCTTCTCTTAAAATTGCATCTAAAATTGCATCAGAAATTTGGTCACAGATTTTGTCTGGGTGTCCTTCTGTTACACTTTCTGATGTAAACAGTCTACGGTTTGTCATTTCGTTTCCTCCTAAGTTTATGTCGAGATATTTTCTCGATGTTGATACGGTACTCATTATCCATGTTAAACCCGCTCTACTAGTCCGTTATTTCAGCTGTTACCTTTTATTATTTGTTCTTCCTCTCCCATTTTTTAAAATTTAGTTAGGAAGTTTGGAATTATTGTTTTATTATTATGTATAAAACAGTAAATGAACAATACTTACCCATACAGCAATCACAGTAATTTATCAAAATTTTATTTCTGTATACTGTGGATATAAAAACACATTCTAAAATGGATATACGGTCTCTTCACAAATACATGGATTTAGAAAGGCACTGATAAAAATAGAAAGAAATGCTATACTTATCATTGTGTTCTAATTCGAAAAAAAAAATTCCTTATACTCTTGTTAAGTACATGAGTAAAAGGAATTGTGATTACATACATTACCTTTCACTCTTATCGTTCAAGGGTATTCCCTTGCATCAGGTTGGCACCATCGCGTTAAATGAATAACGCAGGTTGCCGGGCTTCATAGGGCCATGACCCTCCACCAACTCGGGATAAGAGTATCCGTTCAAGAATAAATCTTACGTAATGTATATTCACTTGTCAATCGTTTTTGAATATTTCTATTAAAGTTTCAAAATTAAAAAATAATTTTTGTATTAGTATAGACTATTTAATTCAATGTGTTATACTAATTATGAAAATAATCAAACCTCCCACGACTTTGGGAATTCTATAAAAAGGATGGTATTTAATCGATGAATTCAGTAGAAATTGCTAATGAGCTGAAGGAATTATTAAACGGCGAAAATATTAAAGTTCAATTATCCGTACCACAATTAGTGGAGAAAGCTACAGAACGTGGAGAAGCTACATTAACTGCTGATGGTGCATTAAGTGCTGAAACAGGCAAATATACTGGTCGTTCTCCTAAAGATAAATATATTGTAGAAGAAGAAAGCACAAAAGACAAAATCGACTGGGGTAATGTTAACCGCCCGATTTCTGCTGAAGTGTTTGATAAATTATATGTAAAAGTTGTCAACTATTTAAAAGAAAAAGATGAGCTGTATGTATTCAAGGGATATGCTGGTGCAGACAAGGACTCTCAGCTTCAAATCCAAGTAATTAATGAATATGCATGGCACAATCTATTCTGTCATCAATTATTCATCCGTCCAACTGAAACCGAATTAGCTACTCATAATGCAGAATTCACAATCGTATCAGCACCAAACTTTAAAGCAGATCCTACTGTTGATGGTACAGCTTCTGAAACATTTATCATCGTTTCTTTAGAAAAGAAGATTATCTTAATCGGTGGTACTGAATACGCTGGCGAAATGAAAAAATCAATCTTTGGCATTATGAACTACCTATTACCAGAAAATGATATTTTCTCTATGCATTGCTCTGCAAACGTAGGTGAAGCTGGAGATGTTGCATTATTCTTTGGTTTATCCGGTACAGGTAAAACGACTTTATCTGCGGATGCTAATCGTAAATTAATCGGTGATGACGAGCATGGCTGGTCAGATAATGGGGTGTTCAACATCGAAGGTGGTTGCTATGCAAAAACAATCAACCTTTCTGCTGAAAAAGAACCAGAAATTTATAATGCCATTCGTTTTGGAACAGTATTAGAAAACGTTGTAGTAGACCCAGAATCTCGCATTCCAAACTACGATGACAGTTCTTTAACTGAAAATACGCGTGCTGCGTATCCAATTCACTTTATCGATAATATCGTGATGCCTTCTGTTGCAGGTCATCCAAAAACAATCGTATTTTTAACTGCTGATGCTTTTGGTGTGTTGCCTCCAATCAGTAAACTAACAAAAGAACAAGCGATGTATCACTTCTTAAGTGGTTTCACTTCAAAATTAGCTGGTACAGAGCGAGGCGTAACATCTCCTGAGCCAGTATTCTCTACGTGCTTCGGATCACCATTCTTACCGCTTCCAGCTACACGCTACGCTGAGATGCTAGGTGAAAAAATTGATGAACACGGCTCACAAGTATTCTTAGTAAACACTGGATGGACTGGTGGAGAATATGGTGTCGGCACTCGTATGAAGCTTTCATATACTCGTACTATGGTTCGTGCTGCAATTGATGGAAAGCTAAACAACGTTGAAACTACACAAGATGCTATCTTTGGCTTACACATCCCAACAGCTGTTGAAGGTGTACCTAGCGAAGTATTAGATCCTCGTGCTGCTTGGGCGGATAAAGAAGCATACGATCAAAAGGCTGCTTTCTTATCTAACCTATTCAAAGAAAACTTCACTAAGTTCTCGAACGTTTCTGAAGATATCTTGCAAAAGGGTGGACCTTTAGCTTAATTTATAAACCGAAACAATTACAAAGCAGATTGCTCATGAGCAATCTGCTTTTTTTGTTAGATTAAAATACAATGTCCCAAAAGTCTACAACGTAAACTATTGGGACAGCTGAATAATCTATTATTTTTTAATCAATAGTTGGAGCCAATTTTTATCTAGATCGTTTTCATCCATTCACACAGTGCTTTTACGGTTTTTCTATTGACATCAGGTGGATAATGATGAGTAAGTCCGGATGCATACCAGGTTTCAACACGTTTCTTTTGATCCATTAACTTTTGTTCAAGATCATAGGATTGGTTTATGCTTACATTCTCATCCTCGGTTCCATGAATAATCAGAACTGGTGCATTTACCATGTCCACCTTTAAAAGAGGATTGCGCTCATCGTATTTGTCTTGTTCTTTATTTGGAGAGCCTCCAATTATTCTTTTTAGTGTTCTCCGCATGTCCACCCGTTCCATATACATTGATGTAACGTCGGATACTCCAGCCCAAGTGACAATAGATTTGACGTCATCCCTTAAAATAGCAGTCCATAAAGCCATTAATCCCCCACGTGAAAAACCAAATAAATGAACTTCATTTACATTGGCCATTTTTTTTAGGATATCCATGCTATTAACTGCATCAAAACGGTCCTCTCCCGCCATCTCGTCTCGACCTTCGCCGCCTCGGTTGCCACGATAATAAGGCGCAAACACAACCAAGCCTTGACTTGCAAATTGAGCAATCCTCGATGGACGGACCATGCCAATTGACTGAAGACCACCGCGTAAATACAGTAACGCTTCATACTGTCCTTCTTTTTTAGGTTTAGCTAATAACCCCTTTACTCGAAGCCCCTGTGACCAATAAATGATTTCTTGCAAGGCAACATTCGGATTTGGGGATGGATAGCTTCTAATCAACTCGATACTACCATTGTCTTTCATGATGGTTCACTTCCTGTAACATCTTTTTCATTCCATCGTCCTTCATATAGAAACTTAAATTCGGATGGTTTTCTAATTCTTCTGGAGTCAGCCAAGTCATGCCCAGTGTCTCATGCTCTTCTATAAATTCATCAATTTGATCTACCTTCCCAGTAAACACTGCTTTAGAAAAAGGAGGTGCATCATGGACAACATAATAGGCAAACCATTTCAAATCGGAAATTCTTACTGCAGTTTCTTCATAAACCTCACGAATTGCTGCTTCCTCTAACGTCTCTCCTGGTTCTACCTTTCCTCCTGGAAATTCTACTCCACGCTTTTTATTGATGGTACAGAGCCATTTTCCTTCATGGAAAACAAATACCAATACATGCTTCGCTTGAATTTCAAAACGCTCTTCCACAAAACTTAACTCACATTTATAACCATTTTCATCAGTAAAAGTAAACATACCTAAGCCACTTCCTTCTTACTAATAAGTCTAGCTAAGGGATGTTTTGGAATCAATGGAAATAAGGTAATTGCTCTACAAATTTTTTTGTATGTTCATCACCAAATTCATGAATTAACGCATATATTTTTTTCATTCTTGTATCAATTTCATCATTTGATTCGTCCAAGTGATATGGGAGATAAGGTAAATGAGCTCGAACAATATTATCGAATTCTAATGAATTTAACTGTAAAAATAATTTTTCAAATAAACGTGCTTTATCTTCCTCTAATTGAAGCTTAAATTCACAAGGCAATCCAAGTGGCAGATAGCTGTAAGATTGATTCGCAACAGAAACATAAATTGTTGTATCGATAATAATCAACTCCTTTTCAATCAGTATGAGCGAAAAAATGTTAGCTATTCATACTGTATAAAGGTGGTGATTTTATAATTATCATCTGGAATAAATAGGTTCAGAAGTTCTAATGTAATAAGAAGAAGCAGCCTACTATGTAAGCTGCGAAATTTTTTAAGAAGCTTCAAAAAAGTTCTACTTTGAGCTGACCTTACACAAAGCACAAAAATAAGCCGCAGAGTCAGCTAGTTGGCTCTGCGGCTTGTGTGCTAACCGGCTCAGCTAAAGAGACTTAATGCGAAATTTAATTAGTATATTGCATTTATTAAATATACCTAGGTTATATCTTCATCGTTCATTTAAGAAAGCTGATAGCATCCATACATGTTTTTCAAAGCTTTGGGCCATCGCATTTAACATATCTTCTGTACGATCATCGCCTTCTTCTGCGGCTTGTTCCATTGCTTCTTTTAGGAAGCCCATAATCGTTTTAAAATCACTAACGATAGTTTCGACCATTTCTTCTGTCGATTCTGTACCAGTCGCTTCTCGAATATGGGACATTTCTAAATGCTCTGTTAAAGTAGCAACCGGCTTTCCACCTTTTGTTAAGATTCGTTCTGCGATTTCGTCTAAATTTAAGGTTACTTCATTGTAAAGCTCCTCAAATTTTGCATGAAGCGTAAAGAATGAAGGTCCATTTACATACCAATGATAATTGTGTAGCTTTGTATAAAGTACTGAAGATGTTGCTACTAATTCGTTTAAGTGTTCTACTAATGGTTTGTTTGCCATAATATCCACCTCTTTTATTATTTGAACTAACTATTTAGTTTTATGAAGACATCATTACTATAACCGTTATAAGTTTGTTTAAAACATTTGAAATGGCATAAACTGTCTCATAATTGTTGGAAATGTACAACTTACAATCGTCTATTTTGTTTTATACTAAATATAGAGGTGATTCTATGGATACAACTTTAGCAATAATAATTCTTGTTGCCGTTATGTATTTTGTTATTATTATTGGCGCGATCATATTTATTATGAAGAAAAGAAAAAATATATTTAAGCAAACGATTGATGCAAAACCATTGCAGACCTTTCAACCTAGTCAGGAGAAGAAAAATCCATGAAATACCCTTTTATTTGGCTCATAACATTTTACCGCAAATTTATTTCACCAGTAACACCGCCATCCTGTCGGTTCCACCCAACATGTTCCCAATATGGTTTAGAGGCATTCCAAAAACATGGTGCTATCAAGGGATTTATCTTAACGACAAAAAGAATATTAAAATGCCAACCATTTCATCCAGGTGGGTTTGACCCTGTACCAGAAAAATGGCCTTCGAAGAAGAATTAATTCGAAGGCCATTTATTGTGAACTAATAACTAATTGAATAATTATTTTTTTAAAATTATTGTTTTTCTAATTGTCTTTTTTCATTTCTTCGTGTATTATTGAGAATGTTGAAATTACAAATCGTAATTATTACTATTTAGAAAGGTTTGATAAGAAATGAAAAAATTCTCTTTTTTACTATTGATTGCTGCTCTTTTCTTTGGATTAACAGCATGTAATAGCACAACCACTAAAACAACTGCCGAAAATGAAACAAAGTCGACTGAAGAAGAATCCAATAAAATCGACATTTATACTACTGTTTATCCATTAAGCTACTTTGCTGAGCGTATTGGCGGAGACTATGTCAATGTTTCGTCTATTTACCCACCTGGTACTAATGAACATACTTTTGAACCGACTCAGGCTGATATGATGTCTTTAGCAGATGCAGACCTATTTTTCTATATTGGGTTAGGTTTAGAAGGATTCGTTGAAAATGCGAAAAACACTTTAAAAAATGAAAATGTAAAACTGGTTGCTACTTCAGATACAATTTCAGATGACATGCTCCATGCATCTACAGAGGAAGAGCATTCTCATGATGAAGAAGGTCACGAAGAACATGACCATGGTGAAGAAGGTCATGAAGAGCATGACCATGACGAAGAGGGTCATGAAGGTCATAATCACGGAGATATCGATCCACATGTTTGGTTATCACCAATTATTTCTCAAGAGCTAGCACTTGCAGTTAAGGATGAACTCATTGCTGCTCTTCCTGAACAAGAACAATTACTAACTGATAACTATGATCAGTTAATCACTGAATTAGAATCATTGGACCAACAGTTTGAACAAATGGCTTCAGAAGCTAAAACAAATACTTTCTTTGTTTCCCATGCATCATTTGGTTATATTTCACAACAATATGGTTTGGAGCAAATCGCCATTGCAGGAATCAATTCACAAAGCGAGCCTTCCCAGAAGGAACTAACTGAAATTGTTGATCAAGCCGAAATGCTACAAGTTTCTTATATCTTATTTGAACAAAACGTTTCTTCAAAACTTTCTTCTGTTATTCAAAATGAAGTAGGTGCGGATTCACTTGAATTGCATAATTTAAGCGTACTAACTGAAGATGATATTAAGAATGGTGAAACTTATTTCACGCTTATGCAAAAAAATATTGAGACATTAAAACAAGCTTTAAATTAATTTTAAAAGGGTTCCCCTCAATTGAGGGGAACCCTTTTTATTTTACTCCAACAAGTCTTTTAGTTTTCTTCTTAATAATTTATCTGAACCACTCCGCGGAAGAGCAGGTACAACATGAAAATACTTAGGTACTTTATATTTTGCTAATCGTTCTATGCAAAATTGTGAAAGCTCCTCTTCTTGAACATCCCTCTTTAAAACGATAAACGCAACAGGAACCTGTCCCCAAGTTTCATCTTCAACTCCGCAGACACCTGCTTCTTGAACTGCTTCGTGACTTAGCAATACATTTTCTATCTCCGCAGGATAAATATTTTCTCCACCTGAAATAATCAGATCTGACCGGCGATCTACAACAAATAGATAGCCTTCCTCATCTAAGTAACCAATATCGCCAGTATGTAACCATCCATCAATTGTTGAGCTTCTCTCTGAAAAACTTCCTATATAACCAGGTGTAACATGTGGTCCACGAATTAAGATTTCTCCCATAACTCCTGAAGAAGTTGCATCTGCTATTTGAATCTGATTAAAAAATAATGGTTTACCAGCAGATCCTAGTTTTCTTAATGCCTCTTCATTTGATAATGTCGCGGTTTGTGAGGAGGTTTCCGTCATTCCATAGGTTTGAGAAACCATTAACTTTAAATGATGCGCTCTTTGGATATAATTTTCAGGAACTGGCCCCCCACCTGCAAGGATCATTTTAAATTTAGGCGAAGCTTCTAAACCTCTGTCTTCTAAGCCTTGTAAAACACGTTGTAACATGACCGCTACTGCGGACATATGAGTGACTTGGCCATTAGCAATATCCAACACAGCTCCATCTTTATCAAATTTCTTATAAAGTTTAACGGCATTCCCATATAACAAAGATCGAACTAATATTGAAAAACCACTAATATGAAATAATGGCACCGCACATAGCCATACATCGTCTTCAGATAAGCCAATATTTAAAACTGAAGCTAGGGCACTTGCTTGATGATTTCCAACCGTTTGGCGTACCCCTTTTGGTAGACCCGTAGTTCCGGATGTATACATGATTGATGTTGTTTGATCTAACGACCATTCTTTACTAATTTCAAAGGATTGACCTGTCGTATTTTCAACTTCAGAAAACAAAAGATGCTGTTGGCCATCAGGAAGAAGTGAAATATCCTCATCATCAACCAATACTATTTCTACCTGTGAATCATCAATCTGGTATTGGAGTTCTACTTTAGATAATTTTCGATTTAGCATAACCATTTCACATTGAAGGTGCATACATGCAAACATCATGAATAGCAGACTAGGCTGACTCGGGCCAAGGATAGCCACACGCTCTTTTGGCTTAATACCCAATGATAATAGTTGTTCTGCTCGCTCAACAGAGCAATTTTTAAGTTCTTCAAATGTCCAAGTTTGACCTTCGTAATTTAATGCAACTCGTGCCGGTGTTAAATGTGCACGCTGTAAAATCCAGTTTGGATACATTGTCATTCCCCCAATTCTTGCATATTTATTTTAACTCTAATAGCGAAAAGTTCAAACTTTGAAAAACCAAAAAATGCCCAAATTGATAAAAGGCTTACCTAGTTAGGAAAGCCTTTCTTTTACGAATGGTTTATGTGGTATTGGTTTTTCCCTTTTTGTTTTACCTCATAAAGCCCAATATCTGCATTTTTAAGATAGTTTCACTCTTAAATTTCTTTGTACAATTCGTTGCCCCTATGCTGTTTGTAATCGCGATCGAATTTTTACGAATTTCAATTTACTCAAGTAATGCTTTTTGCAGCTTATGAATAACCTCTTTTATTTCTTTATCTGTACTACACTTATCTAAAAGCACGATAAATTCATCTCCACCAAGTCTTGCCGCTACTCCCTGTTCTCCAATTACCAGTTGTGTTCGATTGGCAACCTGTTGTAGCACTATATCTCCTATCTCATGACCCCAACTATCATTAATTTTCTTAAAATCATCAATATCAAATAATATTAGCGAGAAGGGAGAACTTTTTAAATTCAGTTTTTCATGGATTTTGTTAAAGACCTATCAAAATAACGACGATTTGGTAGGCCTGTTAAAGAATCATGATAGGCATAGGACTCTAATCTATCTTGTATTTCTTTTTGAGTTTTACAATTAATGGATAGCCTATTATTTTCATGGTTAAATTCTTGAGAATGGTTCATGTTTCCTCTCTCTTTAAGTCATAAAGCTTAATATATTTTGAACAATAAGAAAAAGCAAGAGAAGCCTTTTCTTCTCTTGCTTTACTTTAACCAATATTAGTTTAAATGATTCTTCTATGATCAAGGGAATCTTGGGAATTGACCGAAATCTGGTTTACGTTTTTCTTTGAATGCATCGCGACCTTCTTTTGCTTCATCTGAAGTATAGTAAAGAAGTGTAGCATCGCCTGCAAGCTGTTGAATACCTGCTAAACCATCAGAATCGGCATTGAACGCTGCTTTTAAGAAACGTAGAGCCATTGGTGATAACTCCAGAATTTCCTCACACCATTTAACAGTTTCGTCTTCTAATTGCTCTAAAGGCACAACTGTATTAACTAATCCCATATCAAGTGCTTCTTGTGCATTATATTGGCGGCATAGGAACCAGATTTCACGTGCTTTTTTATGGCCAACGATACGAGCTAGGTATCCTGCACCGTAACCACCATCAAATGACCCTACACGAGGCCCTGTTTGTCCAAAGCGTGCATTTTCTGCTGCAATTGTTAAGTCACATACGATATGTAAAACGTGACCTCCTCCAATAGCATAGCCAGCTACCATTGCAACAACAGGTTTTGGAATTTTACGAATTAGTGTTTGTAAATCTAATACATTTAAACGTGGAATATTGTCATCTCCAACATATCCACCATGTCCACGAACCTTTTGATCTCCGCCTGAGCAGAATGCCATTTCGCCTTCACCAGTTAAGATGATAACGCCTACGCGTTCATCATCACGTGCACGAGAAAATGCATCGATTAATTCTGCAGTAGTTTTTGGACGGAATGCGTTACGAACTTCCGGACGGTTAATCGTAATTTTAGCAATTCCGTTATACAATTCATACTTAATATCTTCGTAAGTATGTAAACTTGTCCATTCACGAGTCATTATTATACCCCCTATATTTGTTTCGCTAATGCTCCAAGATTAGTTTTTACTAATCCTCTAACTTAAAGGAATGTCCTTTTTTGTACGGATTCGATTGTTACGTACTTTAGATTAGCTTTATTTAATCTTTATAGCATCCTTTACTATTGTAGCAAATTGTTCAGGATTTTCCACATGAATTGCATGACCTGTAT is drawn from Lysinibacillus sp. SGAir0095 and contains these coding sequences:
- the metK gene encoding methionine adenosyltransferase, which gives rise to MTNRRLFTSESVTEGHPDKICDQISDAILDAILREDPNARVACETTVTTGLVLVAGEITTSTYVDIKGIVRDTVAEIGYTRGKYGFDAENLAVLVAIGEQSPDIAQGVDQALEAREGSLTDADIEAIGAGDQGLMFGFACNETPELMPLPISLAHRLARRLTEVRKSEELGYLRPDGKTQVTIEYDEENKPVRVDTIVISTQHDEEVSLDQIQEDIKEKVINVVVPEELIDANTKYFINPTGRFVIGGPKGDAGLTGRKIIVDTYGGYARHGGGAFSGKDATKVDRSAAYAARYVAKNIVAAGLAERAEVQLAYAIGVARPVSIAIDTFGTGIVKEEQLVEWVSELFDLRPAGIIKMLDLRRPIYKQTAAYGHFGRTDLDVPWENTDIAPLLKEKASL
- the pckA gene encoding phosphoenolpyruvate carboxykinase (ATP): MNSVEIANELKELLNGENIKVQLSVPQLVEKATERGEATLTADGALSAETGKYTGRSPKDKYIVEEESTKDKIDWGNVNRPISAEVFDKLYVKVVNYLKEKDELYVFKGYAGADKDSQLQIQVINEYAWHNLFCHQLFIRPTETELATHNAEFTIVSAPNFKADPTVDGTASETFIIVSLEKKIILIGGTEYAGEMKKSIFGIMNYLLPENDIFSMHCSANVGEAGDVALFFGLSGTGKTTLSADANRKLIGDDEHGWSDNGVFNIEGGCYAKTINLSAEKEPEIYNAIRFGTVLENVVVDPESRIPNYDDSSLTENTRAAYPIHFIDNIVMPSVAGHPKTIVFLTADAFGVLPPISKLTKEQAMYHFLSGFTSKLAGTERGVTSPEPVFSTCFGSPFLPLPATRYAEMLGEKIDEHGSQVFLVNTGWTGGEYGVGTRMKLSYTRTMVRAAIDGKLNNVETTQDAIFGLHIPTAVEGVPSEVLDPRAAWADKEAYDQKAAFLSNLFKENFTKFSNVSEDILQKGGPLA
- a CDS encoding S9 family peptidase — protein: MKDNGSIELIRSYPSPNPNVALQEIIYWSQGLRVKGLLAKPKKEGQYEALLYLRGGLQSIGMVRPSRIAQFASQGLVVFAPYYRGNRGGEGRDEMAGEDRFDAVNSMDILKKMANVNEVHLFGFSRGGLMALWTAILRDDVKSIVTWAGVSDVTSMYMERVDMRRTLKRIIGGSPNKEQDKYDERNPLLKVDMVNAPVLIIHGTEDENVSINQSYDLEQKLMDQKKRVETWYASGLTHHYPPDVNRKTVKALCEWMKTI
- a CDS encoding NUDIX domain-containing protein; amino-acid sequence: MFTFTDENGYKCELSFVEERFEIQAKHVLVFVFHEGKWLCTINKKRGVEFPGGKVEPGETLEEAAIREVYEETAVRISDLKWFAYYVVHDAPPFSKAVFTGKVDQIDEFIEEHETLGMTWLTPEELENHPNLSFYMKDDGMKKMLQEVNHHERQW
- a CDS encoding transposase, yielding MIIIDTTIYVSVANQSYSYLPLGLPCEFKLQLEEDKARLFEKLFLQLNSLEFDNIVRAHLPYLPYHLDESNDEIDTRMKKIYALIHEFGDEHTKKFVEQLPYFH
- a CDS encoding Dps family protein — protein: MANKPLVEHLNELVATSSVLYTKLHNYHWYVNGPSFFTLHAKFEELYNEVTLNLDEIAERILTKGGKPVATLTEHLEMSHIREATGTESTEEMVETIVSDFKTIMGFLKEAMEQAAEEGDDRTEDMLNAMAQSFEKHVWMLSAFLNER
- the yidD gene encoding membrane protein insertion efficiency factor YidD; this translates as MKYPFIWLITFYRKFISPVTPPSCRFHPTCSQYGLEAFQKHGAIKGFILTTKRILKCQPFHPGGFDPVPEKWPSKKN
- a CDS encoding metal ABC transporter solute-binding protein, Zn/Mn family, producing MKKFSFLLLIAALFFGLTACNSTTTKTTAENETKSTEEESNKIDIYTTVYPLSYFAERIGGDYVNVSSIYPPGTNEHTFEPTQADMMSLADADLFFYIGLGLEGFVENAKNTLKNENVKLVATSDTISDDMLHASTEEEHSHDEEGHEEHDHGEEGHEEHDHDEEGHEGHNHGDIDPHVWLSPIISQELALAVKDELIAALPEQEQLLTDNYDQLITELESLDQQFEQMASEAKTNTFFVSHASFGYISQQYGLEQIAIAGINSQSEPSQKELTEIVDQAEMLQVSYILFEQNVSSKLSSVIQNEVGADSLELHNLSVLTEDDIKNGETYFTLMQKNIETLKQALN
- a CDS encoding o-succinylbenzoate--CoA ligase; this encodes MYPNWILQRAHLTPARVALNYEGQTWTFEELKNCSVERAEQLLSLGIKPKERVAILGPSQPSLLFMMFACMHLQCEMVMLNRKLSKVELQYQIDDSQVEIVLVDDEDISLLPDGQQHLLFSEVENTTGQSFEISKEWSLDQTTSIMYTSGTTGLPKGVRQTVGNHQASALASVLNIGLSEDDVWLCAVPLFHISGFSILVRSLLYGNAVKLYKKFDKDGAVLDIANGQVTHMSAVAVMLQRVLQGLEDRGLEASPKFKMILAGGGPVPENYIQRAHHLKLMVSQTYGMTETSSQTATLSNEEALRKLGSAGKPLFFNQIQIADATSSGVMGEILIRGPHVTPGYIGSFSERSSTIDGWLHTGDIGYLDEEGYLFVVDRRSDLIISGGENIYPAEIENVLLSHEAVQEAGVCGVEDETWGQVPVAFIVLKRDVQEEELSQFCIERLAKYKVPKYFHVVPALPRSGSDKLLRRKLKDLLE
- the menB gene encoding 1,4-dihydroxy-2-naphthoyl-CoA synthase, which produces MTREWTSLHTYEDIKYELYNGIAKITINRPEVRNAFRPKTTAELIDAFSRARDDERVGVIILTGEGEMAFCSGGDQKVRGHGGYVGDDNIPRLNVLDLQTLIRKIPKPVVAMVAGYAIGGGHVLHIVCDLTIAAENARFGQTGPRVGSFDGGYGAGYLARIVGHKKAREIWFLCRQYNAQEALDMGLVNTVVPLEQLEDETVKWCEEILELSPMALRFLKAAFNADSDGLAGIQQLAGDATLLYYTSDEAKEGRDAFKEKRKPDFGQFPRFP